TACCAAATAGTCTTTTCTATTTGGAAGTTTTGGATTTTATTAGAGAACTCTATTGCTGCAAATTCATGAGTTTTAGATTATTATCAAGAATAGCCCCTGGTTTTTTTCCGTTAGAGAAATGGTATGAGGAATTTGAACTTCTCATGGAAACTTAATTTACGGGAAGAGGATTATTAGTAAGAATGAAGATTTTTCTTTGGAAGAGGATTATTAAAGAATTAGGCATATATagttggaagaaaaaaaatatttataaataacaCACCTATAAAAGTTGAGAAATTTATATTTACTATAATAGAATTAGATATATACTTACCCTGATCAAATGCCAAATTTAGTTCTTCATAATACTTCTTATTTTGTACGTCAAAATATGGCATCTCCCCAGCATCTTcgaagtcatacaaaatattatGTTTTAAAAGTTCGTTCAATACTTGAACAGACCATTGATGCTTCTCTTTTAGTTTCCGTATACCAATTATCCATCCATGTCCTTCCAAACAAAAATGAAATATATCAACGCATAAAATGCTTAAAAATAAGCTAATTAAACAATCGAAACATAGTTTTCATAGTTGATGAATATATTCTAAATAAAgagtacaatatatatatatatagttctaaataaatataaaagaatatataattaaaattcattatatATGAAGTAGAAGTGAGCATAAAATCTGAAAAATCGAAAAAACTGAGTACACCGACCTTCTGAATACCGAAAAAACCAAAAACAATTAAACCGAACATTGAAAAAACTATTAACGGCATAAACTGCCACTATTCGGTCGGTTTAAAAAAATCAGTCTGGACCAACCAGTTTGAACCGAAACCgaccaaaattataaaaatatgtaggctatgttatgcttatggatttttaattatgttttcaaacttttaaaTTTGTGAATATAACTATGttctatgtatttatgttttaaaaaagcaTAAAAATGGAttccaaaaatccaaaaaaaaatttgtttttttttaactaaaaatttctaaaaatttatgggaaatttttttaaaaaaaatgaacttCGATTAAACCGACTAAATCACGGTCCAAAATGGTCGGATTTTTTCTTTGATTGGTTTGGCCAGTCAGATTTTGGATCAAATCAATCTGGACCGAAAACTGAATTCTGtatttaataatatgaaaaaataaCCCAAACCGACCAATGCTTAGCCTTAATATGAAATATACGCGTGGACATGCACAAAGCTTGTGATAAGTAGTTACACATTTAAGATTGTCTACCTAAGATAAGTCCCTGTGCTAAACATTAATAATTTTATGTTTACTTAACCATTTTGTTTTagacaaggttaataatattttctttaaaGATTAAAATATATCTCTTCAAAATATTACTATTAACACATGATTGAACTCAtcaccttatatatatatatattgaagacGCATATACTATTTTatcataactttatttttttattttcaatgttTAGAGGTGAGAGTGATTTTTTTATGCAGAGGAATAGAACCTCTGTCTTCTTTATATACACTAGTATACCCAACCACCTGAGCTAATCCCAAGTAACATGAGAATGGTTTCTTACTTCTAACATTATTGTTTTGGTATAAATTTGTTTTACACTCTCTCTTCAcccaaaaaaatcaaactcactCCTCCTCAATTAATGATCTCATCCATCTATCTATGCCTATAATTGGAACGCATGAAAAACGAtgatgattttattttattattgttaatTGAGTAGAGATAATTAAAGATAAATAACCCTAATTATAAAAGTATTAATACAATGGACTTACCTTGGAAACCCATGCAATAGAGGACTCTTTTCTCATACGTTACATACatgtacatacatatatataatatatatgaagCGACTACAACACATTTACTTTTTTTGACAATACTGGTTGACAATACTGGtgcattatttttctattttctacATGTAGATAGATAtaatccaaaaataaaatttatatgacggtgtatattGCAACTATCTAAAACATCGTacaaaatttttaagaaattctgaaaAAATTATGGTATCAAAAACAGGGTTCAAACATCTTGTTGCAAGCATGCTTATTATTTTGTATACGCGTGTAAAAGTCAGCAGTTTAAACATTGTTTTTGGTAcggtaaattatttggaatttcttgaaattttgcaAAGTGTCTTAAATTATTATAATGTACAGTGTcatataaaaaattgaaaaaaatactaTCGAGGTGTAGAAAACATCGATACAGCCAGTTTATGTTTCCAGAAACTGGCTGCACCGATGTTTTCAGAAAAGTAGATGTATTATAGTcgctcttttatatatatatacgtgaTAATGTTAGGATCGTTTGATAATataagatatataaatatatatatatttatatataaacatgtatgtatatatttatattccatattcgtataaaaatatattttacttaataGGACATACCTAGTCCCGTGAAAGCTAGTAGGCTCCTATGTATAAGCTTGAGAAAATTATAGATGATGACATAATTTGGTGGAACCATTTCGGGTACTGATTTGTTTCCTGCACATGATTGATGAATGATGATTTgatcataaataaaaatattctAAAATAAGAATTATAATATATGATGATCCATTTATAATAGTGAACGACAAGAATCAGTATAACActacaaataaatatatctttTAGTGACAAccttttagtcacaacatatgttttgtgtaactaaatgtcacttttagtcacaacaaaaaattatttgtgactaaaaagtcatacttaattacaagttgtcactaatgtagtttttgtcataacctattatttttagtgataaactttgttgtgactaaaaatacatttagtggcaacaaattttgatttttgtgactaatacttttagccatggactttttagtgatgacataAGTAAGATGGATTTTctttagtcacaaattttttacttgtagtcacaaattttattgtgactaaaactaagattttttgtagTGTAACAATACTAATATAGTACTAATCATATAATTTATGTCATAAAATAATGATTTTGTAACTAATATATAAAAGTAAACAAAACATCCTCATTTGATTTTACTCATATATACTTTTTAgagaattttattttttcaaaaaacagaaggaaaataaaatataaaagaatGATCTCCTCCTCACCTTGGTTTCCTCTATAAGTTTGATTCTCTATATCAGTTCCAGCTGCCGTACTATTTCTCGGACTATCTGTAATAAATATAGTAATTAACTTAGCTAATTATTTTTTGtatatcaattaattaataatttgataaaCTTTTATGTACCTACATATATACGAATTTATTGTGATGTTAATATTTATATCCTTGTTAATTAACTTAAAATTTAACAGTCAGTATTATCGATATTTATAAAAGTATAGAAAAATTTTGCCCACCTTTGTCTCCCACATTAGGGTTGTTTGTAGTAGTTTCTTCTTCAAAGCTAAATCTAGAAGTAGTCACTGCAAATGGAACATAACTATTAATTAGCAGAATACCAATTGAATGTGTAAATATATAATCAAGTAGCTACCAAAAAAAAGTAGTACATAAATAgtctatttaaaaaaattaaaagagagagagaataatGATAACGGAGGCCATATATAGAGTACTTTGAACTTTTCTTCGTCTTCTTTTTAGAACCGTCAAATAATGCATTTGGATAAATTAAAGCCTAGCTAATCGACAAAATGaaatgaaatataataatatatataaaaagatagacctctctctctatatattacaaaagattatatatagaGAAGTTTTCCCGGGCATATTGATACATTTCCAATGGCGAGAGGAAAGTATTTTGAGCGCAAATATTTTGTTATGTTCggatatattttagttatttagagtattttataaatttttgagaaattttaaatataaaatataaaaaacaacACGTGACTGTCTTTTTATGCATATGAAAATTAAtatgtttaaattttattttcggtactataaattattaataattttttaaaaatttgcaaaTGCATGCTCTAAGTAATTATAATATATACGATCGGAAAAAAAATTCACTAAAAATACTTTTCTAGCCATAAACATCAATGGGTTTCACCATAGTGCCTTTTGGGGGTGCACCAATATATATGCTGCACTTTTATAGGCTTAATTTATATATGCTAAGAACGATCCCTTCGACAGTCTTTATAAAGAGGCTACAATTACTTTTATAGACTTCAATTGTATGCTAGGATTCACTTTATAATAAAGACATGACCAATTAAgtgaataatattaatttatcttTTCCTAGATACAGATTAGAGTAGACGAGacacataatttgaaaaaaaaatatttgcaaAATGTTGAttgagttatatatatatatatatatatatatctatagtAGTAAAATATTTCTTTTTGAAGAATGTAGGGAAAATGTGGTTAAATGACTTTGTATTTTATGTAGTATGGGGTTCTGAAAAAACGTTGTAAATAGATTGCTTTATTAAAACATTTAACATTCTGCTCATTtttagaaattaataaaaaataataataaatttacaaTACACATTATACCTTATCTTTTCGGATacatttcttttttaaaaaaaaaaaagtataattgtAGTTATAATGTCTGAAAAACTCAGAATTTTTGCCGTTTGAAAAAGCTGAGATTGAGTAGTCatctttataattaattaatttaattaaaggcttgtaaaatgataataataagatatttacatagctaattaagtaattaattatgGCATAGTTTAGACATACCAATTACAACGAACTTCCATAGATAAGCAAAGATTCTGACCAAAGTGAAGTAGTTTGGTGGATACTTCTTCTGTTCTTGTTCACCATCGTCAGAGCTTCTTAATGAAGTTTCACTAGGTTCTACATTTGTCGTCAGCTTTTCCACATATATAACTTAGAAACCAAAAACTCAGAAAAATTAGTTTTTGATCATGATGATAATGATAATGGTGATCTGGCTTatgattatattttattataatcatcaataattttataataataatacatacaTTTATAAATGATTGCTCTCCATAAATCCAACTTGTTGATAGAACTTCTAAATGCACAAGGCTTATCAGCTAAAATATGGAGAGGGGCTTGTCCTGCGCCATTGACAGACTTTGCTAAATCTTCATTCAATGATATTATCTGAAAAGCCAAATCTATccaataaaaacaaataaagcCATGTTAAAAAaattcactatatatatataaattatgttATTAATAATAACACAATTGTAAttactatgttcttaattaaattaccACCTATACATAAAAAAGAATTAAAGTTATAGACAGATCAGGCTTGTGCTTAGAACCCCTTATGAAAAAGGATCCAAAGTATATAAGAACACCATTTTCTTTTATACAAATGGCCCCCAAATCTTataaaaaatactattttgtgtataaatattataaaaatatctaattctTTACAAATGCctcaaagtttataaaaaatgatataGGACCGACCCTGTTTAtagtaattaaaataaaattttgactATTTATCCAAAATGTAATCATCATGAATAGTCAGAATATATCAACTTGATTTATTGTCAAAATTGTACCATTGATACCCTAGCTAGCTACTTACCGAAGAACTCGCCATCTATGGCACAATGCAGAACAGTATCACCATTATGCCTTCTACAACATCTAACTGCCCATTTTGAACTTCCAGCTTTATTAGTCAAGACTGAGTTAAGGTAAAGGAAAGCATCCTTCTTGCCATGGAGAGCAGCCAAGAAGAGTGGAGTTTCGCCCATGTTATTCTCAATCTCAATCAACGATGCCGCCAGCTTAACATCAGAAGAGGCTGCTGTGATAATGGCCCTGCACATACGGACGTTTCCTATAAGAGCAGCCAGATGAAGAGCCGTATCTCCCTTCTGGTTTTTGATTTCAAGAGGTTTGGAGTACATTACAAGTTTCTCTCCTGTTTCGACCATCGTATATTCATCTTCAACCGGTGTTAACAAAATCTCACTCTTCTCAACGATATGGTTTGGGTTGGTTGGTTCAGTCTTCTCTTGCACAACCTTGATCCGATTCACTAGCTTTTCAACAATGTCTTCATTGCCATCGGCCACGGCCACATGCAAGGCTGTGTAGCCGGACCTGCTGATCTTGGTCATGTGAGTCATAGGCTCCCTCTCGTATAAGCTTACCACTTCTCCCCAGCTACGTTGCATGGCACCTCTTATTTCACCAACCATCTCCTGCTTCAACTTAGCTATCTTCTGTGCAATGTCGTCTTCTGCCATTTTTGTCTTATGGAGTAGTAATTTCATATTGATATTGTTGTCTACAATTTTTAAATGTTTTCATGTAGCTGAGAGAATTTGTGCCCGCGATTGCGTAAGTTCAAAGTATGTCAACATAAAAGTATGAGAATTGCTAAAGGCACCACTCGTGTCCAACAACACAAGAAAGAGGCAGTATATCGTTATTGGTGCAATCTAATATCAGAtctcacttatttgaatttaattataATAAGTATTATGAAATATCATTAATAAATCATAGGGTGACACTTATGTATTGCGTAAGTTCAAAGTATATTAACATAAAAGTATGAGAACGAGGTTCTCAATACCACAAGGAGGTGATATATTGGTGCAATTTAATATCGGATCCACTTATTTGAATTTCATAAGTATTATGGGGTATTCCTAATTAATCATAGGGTGTCACTTCATGTGGtgttggatacctcattgtatcaaaTAGCAACACTCTAAAAGTATAGCAAGataagttaattaattaaattaactaattaattttatcgTAGGCATAGCTTAGAGTTAGAGGTGCTACACTCACTACAAATAAAGGTACCCTTAAGTGATAACTTTTCagtcacaacatatattttgtgtgactaaatgtcacttttagtcaccaaaaaaaaaattatgtgtgGCTAAAATGTTATgcttaataaaaaattatcactaatgtagttttattcacaacttattatttttagtgataaaatTTGTTatgactaaaaatatatttttgtgacaataaattatgatttttgtgactaatatttttaGCCACAGACTTTTTAGTGATGACACaagtaaataatttttctttagtcACAAATTTTATTGTCACTAAAACTAATATTTTTTGTAGTGACTTCTTTTGGTAAAGAGGATGTGTAAGTTTGAATTCTCTCCTGcccaaagtaaaatatatatatataattttataaattagaaGATTTCTTTTTCTAACAATTGAATCAAATTAGTTTACGTGTATTTAATTCCCATTGTCATAAAAAGTAGATACCAGATctcaaactaaataaataaacgaTTGAAATTATATAAGACTAAAATAAAATGCCCAGCCTTCTTTCGAATCACCTATTTTTCATGAATTGattttatctataattttaaaattatttttttaatttatatttattctaAAAGGCATTTTGGTAAACTAGCTTGTTATGCTAAACTGGTGTTTAATTGTCCTAATTATATTGTGCTTGAGAGTACAGATTTGCAAATGTTATCCGGTTATAAATTAAATctgttaataataataaaaaatagttattttacAATATTCCTTTGGAATTTACTTTTTCTTTATCATTTTTATTCTTACGTGAacaactattaataaattatacTTTTCTTCATCAAACTTCAGAGGGATACTATTAATTAGATGTGATTAAGATTAAAAATATTTAACAGCGTTCGAATtgttaatgatatatatatataccatttgTTATCGATAAACAATTGCATTCGAAGATAATTAATAAAGCTTACTTTCTTCAACTATAAAAAACGATTCAATTACATTATATAATGAGTACTCTGTCTTAATAAAATTTTCCTATTATCTAAATATTGCTATTATTTTTTGGACTCTCTCTATATAAAACCAAAGCCTTATTTATTACATTAATTAGAACCTCTCTCACCCTAATTGAAATACAAAAGAGCATAAACTAGTTTGCTTGACTAATTAAAATACTTTTCTAGCCTGCTGGCGCCACAATGCAACTTTTTACCAACTGCGATACTTTAATTGCTTCAGACGTTAGGCATCTGTTGGAGTtgagataaaaataaaaatgaaaaaaaatcaatttatatttataggctcaaaatTAAGTTGTTGCAGTCGTCACAATTGAGTGGTCACTAAAGATGACGTTTGCAAAAGTGAACCTCAAACACATAAGAATAAGAATAATGCatacaaattataaaaatatatatttataggacaattctcttataggggcttcactttaagctccgGTGTGGCTCTAAGTGTTCCtgacccatgaacagttttcggtgcgatttttgtttatgaccgtgtatattgtagctatttagagcatcctgcaaatttttagaaaattctgaatagtctACAATATCGAAAACTAAGTCCAAATATTTTGTTGtgcgcgtgactaattttttttatgcacgtggaaaacaacatgtttgaacctagttttcagtactgtaaattattcggaatttcttgaaaatttgcaggatactctaaataactacaatatatacagtcataaaaaaaaattgtgccgaAAACTATTCATGAGTTGAGAACACCGAATAGCCCTACCAGTAAggcttaaaatgaagcccctatATGAGAATTGTCCTATATTTATATTGTTTCTGCAATAAGAATTAAGCTCTAATAAGAGCAATTATTAATTAATCACTAAAATAAATTTTACTTTTGGTGGAAATTTTGTAAGTTAtggtattttttcaaatgttttcaagtttaatatttttattttatgatttttttttatccaaaATCTTATGTTTCTGGGTtttgttttcccatatttttgtataaatttgtGTTTAAGTCATAGTTTTGTTCTTCCGGTTATTGTTCCAGAAGTCCCTGAGTTTCACTTACGAAGGTTTCTCCGTTATTCCAGATCTAAAGGCTCCACCAGGATTTCGACTTCTACGCCCTTTTCGACTTTCATACAGCAAAAacttctgtaagtcctctgcctgtgtttttctttttcttttttttgtttagGTTGCATACTGtaggttgtttgttgttttttttttttaccctaggggtatcgaccataGGAAAGAATGCTTAGGAATATAATAGATAGG
The Humulus lupulus chromosome 6, drHumLupu1.1, whole genome shotgun sequence DNA segment above includes these coding regions:
- the LOC133781625 gene encoding uncharacterized protein LOC133781625, with protein sequence MAEDDIAQKIAKLKQEMVGEIRGAMQRSWGEVVSLYEREPMTHMTKISRSGYTALHVAVADGNEDIVEKLVNRIKVVQEKTEPTNPNHIVEKSEILLTPVEDEYTMVETGEKLVMYSKPLEIKNQKGDTALHLAALIGNVRMCRAIITAASSDVKLAASLIEIENNMGETPLFLAALHGKKDAFLYLNSVLTNKAGSSKWAVRCCRRHNGDTVLHCAIDGEFFDLAFQIISLNEDLAKSVNGAGQAPLHILADKPCAFRSSINKLDLWRAIIYKFIYVEKLTTNVEPSETSLRSSDDGEQEQKKYPPNYFTLVRIFAYLWKFVVIVTTSRFSFEEETTTNNPNVGDKDSPRNSTAAGTDIENQTYRGNQGNKSVPEMVPPNYVIIYNFLKLIHRSLLAFTGLGHGWIIGIRKLKEKHQWSVQVLNELLKHNILYDFEDAGEMPYFDVQNKKYYEELNLAFDQAKEESPNDQKSSTSEVVIRKRETPILIAARNGITEMVEIILKRFPMAIYDSNEDGKNIVLLALENKKVKLYKFLLQKFSKNESIFRRVDNNGNGALHVAAANNDHGNLHRWPIPGDALQMQWEIKWNMFVKNSMPEDFFVGYNNKGETPEAIFTRDHKSLVQTGSEWMRKTAESCSLVAALIATVAFATSTSLPGGTSDQNGKPMLAKQPAFHVFAVASLIALCFSVTSLVMFLAILTSRFSEKDFDKVLPWKLLMGLTSLFLAIVSMLVSFCAGHFFVLQDALKVAAFPVYTLTFIPISFFAAAQFPLYIDLVRATFWSPFGGQENYFH